Genomic segment of Umezawaea sp. Da 62-37:
CCCAGACGACCTTGATGACGTTCCAGCCGGCGCCGCGGAAGAACGACTCCAGCTCCTGGATGATCTTGCCGTTGCCGCGGACCGGGCCGTCGAGGCGCTGCAGGTTGCAGTTGACCACGAACGTCAGGTTGTCCAGCTGCTCGTTCGCCGCCAGCTGGAGCAGGCCGCGCGACTCCGGCTCGTCCATCTCGCCGTCGCCGAGGAACGCCCACACGCGCTGGTCGGACGTGTCCTTGAAGCCGCGGTCCTGGAGGTAGCGGTTGAACCGCGCCTGGTAGATCGCGTTCATCGGGCCGAGGCCCATGGACACCGTCGGGAACTCCCAGAAGCCCGGCATCAGCCGCGGGTGCGGGTACGACGGCAGGCCCTTGCCGAGCCCGCCGTGCGAGTACTCCTGGCGGAACCCGTCGAGCTGGTCCTCGCTCAGCCGCCCCTCGAGGAACGCGCGGGCGTAGACGCCGGGGGAGGCGTGGCCCTGGATGAAGACCTGGTCGCCACCGCCGGGGTGGTCCTTGCCTCGGAAGAAGTGGTTGAAACCGACCTCGTAGAGGCTCGCGGAGGACGCGTAGGTCGAGATGTGACCACCGACACCGACACCCGGTCGCTGCGCGCGGTGCACCGTCATGGCCGCGTTCCAGCGGATCCAGGCCCGGTAGCGGCGCTCGACCTCCTCGTCACCGGGGAACCACGGCTCCCGTTCGGTGGGGATGGTGTTGACGTAGTCGGTGCTGGTCAGGGACGGGATGCCGACGCCACCCTCGCGGGCCTTCTCGAGGAGTCGGAGCATGAGATATCGGGCACGCTGCTGGCCGCCACCCTTGAGCGCGGCGTCGAACGACTCCAGCCATTCCGCCGTCTCGTCCGGATCGATGTCCGGCAGGTGTGCGGCGAGACCGTCACGGATGACGCGCACCCGTTCGGGGGCGGTGCCGTTGTTCTGCGGGGCCAAGGGTTCTCCTCGCCAGGGTTGCAGCCGGCTGGTGCCGGCGTTCACTGCGGGTTCAGGCGGTTTACCTGTCCATGATTCCTCATCGGCGCTCGTGCGACACCCCGGAGGACCCCCTACCGACCAGTAGTTCTGGATCGTGTCCCTCGCGCGCGCGGTATGAGGTGTGTTCAGTGTGCGTCATCCGGTTGGGTGACGTGTCAGGGGGGTCGGATTGCGGCGTGTCATGAGGTCAACGGTTGCGCGGAGGGCTGCTATCAGTGTTCGCTAGCCGCGACAGGTGTTGATACATCGCGCGGCAGTCGAGTCGACTGCCGCTCTTGCGTAGTTGGAGGAGTGGAAGCCGTGGTCGCCGCGGGAGACGCCGACAAGGGCGGTGTCGCCGACAAGCTCGGGATTGCACCGGGCCAGGCAGTTCAGGAGATCGGCTGGGACGAGGACGTTGACGACGACGTTCGTGCCGCCATCGAGGAGCGGATCGGTAGCGATCTCCTCGACGATGAGGCCGACGATGTCGTGGACGTGGTCCTGTTGTGGTGGCGGGACGGGGACGGGGATCTGGTCGACGACCTGATCAACGCGACCGGGCCGCTGGCCGAGAACGGCGTGGTGTGGGTGCTGACGCCCAAGACCGGACGCCCTGGACACGTCGAGCCGAGTGAGATCGCCGAGGCGGTGCCGACCGCAGGGCTGTCCCAGACGTCCAACATCACCGTCGCCGAGGACTGGTCGGGCACGAGGCTCGTGCGTCCCAGTTCGGCGAAGGTCAAGCGCTGATCCGAGGCTGAGCACGGGTTCCCCGAGACGTACGGGGGCCCGTGCCGGTCGCACGCACCGGGGGAACTCCGAAGTGCTCGTCGAGGTCGGTTCGGAAGCCCCGGACTTCACCCTCCGGGACAGCGACAAGCAGAAGGTCTCGCTGTCCTGGTACCGAGGCGTCAGTTCGGTGCTGCTGGTGTTCTACCCGTTCGCCTTCAGCGGCACCTGCCAGAGCGAACTGGGCCGCCTCCAGGAGGACCTGGCCACCTACACGGCGGCCGGTGTGACGGTCCTCGCCATCTCGGTCGACACCCCCTACAGCCTCAAGGTGTGGGCGACCGGCCAGGGCTACCGCTTCCCCCTGCTGTCCGATTTCTGGCCGCACGGCGCCGTCGCCAGGCAGTACGGCACGTTCGACGAGGCCAGGGGCATGGCCAACCGCGGCACGTTCCTCGTCGACGTCGACGGCATCGTCCGCTTCGCCGAGGTCAACGAACCCGGCGAACCCAGGGACCAGACCGCATGGCAACATGCTGTTGCCGCGTTGACGGCCTAGAGGGCGCGTAGCTCAGCGGAAGAGCACTCGGTTTACACCCGAGCGGTCGCAGGTTCGAACCCTGCCGCGCCCACCAGAAGTGACTCTTTCAAACCGTGCGCCGCAAGATCCATCTTGGGGAGCGTGTTCGCCCTCTCGTACCGTTCGACCAGGGAAGATCGCTCGAACGCCGTCCGCAGCACCACGGACAAGCGTGCGCACTCGTCAGCGTGCGCCACCGGAACCGCCCCTTGAGCGGGCAAGGACAGGCGCTCCTCGGTCGAAATCGGGGATGCGTCTTGGCTGCCTAGCAGCGCCTCGAACGGCTCGTGCATCTCTGCTCGTTCCACGTTGCCGTCTTCGCCGATGAACAGCTTCTTGAAGAGCCCCTGGTTGATCTGCCTCTTGATGTGAGGCAGAGCGGGCAGATAGGCACGTTCGCAGTGCTCCGCAGCTACCAGAGCAGCATTCAGCGTGGCGACGAGGTTCTTCGAGGTGGCTTGTGCTCGCTGGAGCATGCGATCGGCGTACCCAAGCTCTTGCGTGAACCGCTGCATCTCAGAGGCCAACAGGTCGGCAGGGATCGCGCCCGCGTAGTGAGCTTGAAGCAGCTTCTTGCGCTCCCCGTCGACTTGCTGCTTACGCTTCGAGGCGCGCCTGGCACCTCGCTCAGCCTCTTCTCGCTGTGTCGATAGCTCGGCCGTCACCGCAGCCCGGATCTCCTCGATCTGAGCACGCGGCACCTTGAGCTGCGCGTAGAGGTTGGCGATGCCGTCTTCAATGCGTTCAAGCCTCACCGCAGGGCGCCTGCAGTTGTTCGCCTTGGTCTTCTTCTTGACGCAGAAGTAGTACTCGTAGGTACCACCATTGCCGGTGTTCTGCGAGTACACGAGTCGCCCGCCACAGGCTGAGCAGTAGATCGTGGTGCGCAGGTAGTGCGGATGCTTGCGATCCTTCTCGCCGGTGTGGTTGTGGCTTGCCAGGGTGTCTTGCACCGCCAGCCACATCTCGGGTTCGACAAGCGCAGGATGGCTGCCTTCGTAATGAAATCCCCGGTACGGGACGATCCCCATGAAGTACGGGTTCTGCAAAATGTGATGCATGGTGGTGAGAGGCACCGGCGTGCTGGGTTTGCTCGGAGTTGGCCGAGTGGTCAGCCCCATCACCTGCGCTTCCAGGGTGAGATCGGCAACCGTCCATTCGCCGGTCGCGTACTGCTTGAAGCACCACGCGACAAGCTCGACACGTTCAGGGTCAACCTCCACCCA
This window contains:
- a CDS encoding DUF3052 domain-containing protein, with protein sequence MVAAGDADKGGVADKLGIAPGQAVQEIGWDEDVDDDVRAAIEERIGSDLLDDEADDVVDVVLLWWRDGDGDLVDDLINATGPLAENGVVWVLTPKTGRPGHVEPSEIAEAVPTAGLSQTSNITVAEDWSGTRLVRPSSAKVKR
- a CDS encoding recombinase family protein encodes the protein MIHPADITPPTTTCSDRRCPMSDPETDASFYDDNEISPQTQIRHADIARWNDSRQEAILRLRATQVPESGEEIIGQSARMAAAADRLPRQARRSTAQERRSSPIAFIYLRVSTKEQARRGGTAEGYSIPTQRSGCHAKADQLGATVVAEYVDAGESARSSKRDDLQEMLREVKRVQPDYVIVHKIDRLARNREDDIAINVLLRRHGAKLVSCMENIDETPSGKLLYGLMAEIAQFYSSNLAEEVMKGLLAKAEEGGTPYRAPLGYRNRRETVDGFERAWVEVDPERVELVAWCFKQYATGEWTVADLTLEAQVMGLTTRPTPSKPSTPVPLTTMHHILQNPYFMGIVPYRGFHYEGSHPALVEPEMWLAVQDTLASHNHTGEKDRKHPHYLRTTIYCSACGGRLVYSQNTGNGGTYEYYFCVKKKTKANNCRRPAVRLERIEDGIANLYAQLKVPRAQIEEIRAAVTAELSTQREEAERGARRASKRKQQVDGERKKLLQAHYAGAIPADLLASEMQRFTQELGYADRMLQRAQATSKNLVATLNAALVAAEHCERAYLPALPHIKRQINQGLFKKLFIGEDGNVERAEMHEPFEALLGSQDASPISTEERLSLPAQGAVPVAHADECARLSVVLRTAFERSSLVERYERANTLPKMDLAAHGLKESLLVGAAGFEPATARV
- a CDS encoding peroxiredoxin — encoded protein: MLVEVGSEAPDFTLRDSDKQKVSLSWYRGVSSVLLVFYPFAFSGTCQSELGRLQEDLATYTAAGVTVLAISVDTPYSLKVWATGQGYRFPLLSDFWPHGAVARQYGTFDEARGMANRGTFLVDVDGIVRFAEVNEPGEPRDQTAWQHAVAALTA